AAATCTCGCTTCCGCCGCGTCCCTCATCATCCGGAGGTTTATCAAATCCGATGTCACAGCAGCTATACCAAGCCTCGCGGCCTCGAGATCGCCATCGAGCGTCTTCGATGAACAACGCGCCATCCGCGAAGGGATTCGGGCGATCAGATCGCTCCTATGAGCCTTAACAGGATCGGGATCGCGGTCGCGCCCATAGGATGAGGATCGTGCCTATCCTCCATCTAAAGTTACTCGATGCTCCGGCCCTCAATTGGGCGATCTCGGCCCTGAGGGCGTTTATCNNNNNNNNNNCGCCCTCAACTCAGCCCTTAGATCGGCCAAATCCCTTTTCGTCGCCACGTCAGTTATTAGGGCGTTTATCATCGCGAACCCTATATCGGGCTCGATGACCAATAGCTCGGCTATCCTCTTCCTAGCCCTCGGATCCCTTTCGAGCTCCTCGATAAGCCCTTCGGATAATGACAATGAGTTATCAATAGACGTTTTGCCCTAGCCTTATAAAAGGGCTTCTATCGAGGCAGCCGCCCCGCGGCCCATGGCTTGGGGCTGATGCGCAGGGGGTCATCGCGGGCCCCAAAGGCCTTGGAAATTGAGCAGAACCCGCTCAGATAGCATAAATCCCGCCGGGAACCCTTTAATAGGATTCGGGGGATCAAGGAGCGAACCGATCCGGTGAAAGGGCTTGGATCCCATGGCCTTCCAGCTGGCGATCGTATGCGGCATATTATCGGGGGGGATATCCTTCCTATTCAAGCGGCGCGAAAAGGAGGGGCGGGCCCAAGCGGAGGCGATCGGCAGCGCCCGGGCCGGATCCTTGGAGGAATTGAGGCGGGAGTTGGCCTTACCCATGCTCAGGAGGCAAATAGCCTCTTTCGCGGTCGATGCCCTGCGGGATGCTATCGCCAAGGGGATGGGGGGGCCGGGCTTGAGGAGCCTCTTGGAGCGCTATGAAGAGGAGCTCAGGGCCTTGGATGAGGCCCTATACCCTAAGGAGGTGGAGCTCAGGATCCTCGAGCTGGAGGAGGCTAAGGCGAGGCTGAGGGAGTTCTTGGAGTCCAAGATCGGCGAGATAGATTCGAAAATAGCGGAGCTGAGGAGGGCTCTGGAGCTCGGGGAGAGGGTTAAGCTGGATTTCGAAGCGCCAAGGCCGGAGGATTATGAGGGCAAGGCGAAGGCCCTTATCAAGGACCTCGGGGGGCGGGCCGGGGAGCTGGAGAGGGAGCTCGAGGCGATAGATAAGGAGGTACTCTCGGCCTTGGAGCGGCTGGAGAGGCTGGAGGCGGAGGGTTGAAGGGGGATCGACTCGAGGCTGCCAAGAGGGCGGCCGCCGAAAGGGCATCGGCCCTCGTCCGAAGCGGCCAACTCGTCGGCCTAGGGAGCGGCAGCACGATCGCCCTCGTCGTAGAGGCCTTGGCCAAGAGGGTTGTGGAGGAGGGGCTGAGGGCCGAGTTCGTCCCATCCTCGTATCAAATCCAGCTCTTGGCGATGGAGAGGGGCCTGAGGGTCGTGGACTTCTTGGGGGTCGATAGGATAGATTTAGCCATAGATGGCGCGGATCAAGTCGATCGGGATCTGAATCTCGTGAAGGGGAAAGGGGGGGCCCTAACGAGGGAGAAGATATTGGATGCGTTCGCCTCCGAGCTCGTCATAGTCGTGGACGAGGGGAAGCTTTCCGATCGGCTCGGCGTTGGCCAGCCGATACCGATCGAGATCCTACCCTTCGCCCTCCCATTGGCCATGAGGGAGATTAAGAGGCTCGGGGGCAGGCCGAGCTTGAGGTTGGGGACTGGAAAGGTCGGGCCCGTGGTCACCGACAACGGGGGCTTCATCCTCGATGCGGACTTCGGCCCCATAGATGACCCCAAGCGCCTTGATGCGGATCTCAGGGCGATACCTGGCGTTGTGGAAACGGGCATATTCGCCGGCATGGCCCATGAGGTCTACGTGGGAAGGGCCGATGGAACCGTGGAGATCCTGAGGAGATAAGTGCCGAGGGCGGGATTCCCGGCCGTTTCAGCTGTCGAACCCGCGACCTCTGGATCGCCCAGAGGGGCTCAATCCCTTATGAGTCCAGCGCTTTGGCCCTTGCGGGCTCTGACCGCAGCTGAGCCACCTCGGCATGTTGCCCCAAGGATGAAGCGGTAAAAAAGTTTTAATGAAGGATTGCTGGCCCCTTCGGGCGGCGGCTTTTTTAAATGGGATGGCCGCAATCCCAAGGGCGGTGGCGATGCCCCTTGGGGCGATACCTTAGGATTGAGGATCTCGACCTAAGGGATAAGGCCGTTTTCCTCAGGGTCGATATAAATTCGCCGATCGATCCCAAGACGGGCCGGATCCTTGACGATACCAGGATCAAATCGGTTAAGGAGACGTTGGATGCCCTATCCGGATCTAGGGTCGTCATAGGGGCCCATCAGGGCAGGCCTGGGGATGAGGATTTCACATCCCTCAGGGCCCATGCGGAGCTGATGGAGAGGGCCATTGGGAGGCGCGTCGAGTTCATTGAGGATATATTCGGCCCATTAGCTAGGGGGGCCATAGGGGGCATGAGGGCGGGCGATATAATCCTATTGGAGAACCTCAGGTTCGCATCGGAGGAGATCCTCGATGCCCCGCCCGAGGCCCTCGCCAAGACCCACTTGGTCAGGAATCTGGCCCCGCTCCTCGATGCCTACGTCAACGATGCCTTCGCGACGGCCCATAGGGCCAGCGCGTCCATAGTGGGCTTCCCGGAGGTTTTGCCATCCGCGGCAGGGAAGCTCATGGAGGCGGAGCTGAGGGCCTTGGAGGCGATAACCGAATCCCCTAGGAGGCCTTGCGTATTCGTCATCGGCGGCGCCAAGGTGGAGGATAAGGTCCCGGTCGTGAAGAATGCCCTCGAGCGGGGCTATGCCGATAGGGTCTTGGTCGGGGGGCTGGTCGCGAAGGTCTTCCTGAAGGCGGCGGGCCTCGAGCTCGGCAAGGGGGAGGAGGCGGCCCTATCGAAGAGGGGGGCCCTCGTGGGGATGGCGAGGGAGGTCATCGGGAAATGGGGGGATAGGATAGCCATGCCTAGGGATGTCGCCGTGAAGCGCGATGGCGGGAGGGAGGAGGCCCCGGTTCAAAGGATGCGCGAGTTCGATTCCTCGATGGACATTGGGGCGGCGACGATCGAGGAATACTCCTCTATCATAAGCGGGGCCGGGACGATCGTGGCGAACGGCCCGATGGGGGTCTTCGAGGAGGGGAGCTTCGCGCTTGGCACAAGGGCCATATTGGAGGCGATCGCCAACTCCAAGGCCTTCAAGGTCATCGGCGGGGGCCATTTGGCCGTTTTGGCCCAAGAGCTCGGGATTTCCGATAAATTCTCCCATATTAGCACGGGAGGCGGGGCGCTGCTCAAGCTCCTCTCCGGAGGGTCCCTCCCGGCCATCGAGGCCCTCGAGAGGGCAGCCGAGAGGTACCGACATAAGGCCTAGCGGATGGATTCCCGCCCGATCCGCGATGCCTATTTAACGGCCGGAGGGGAAAGGGGCGTCGGAGGGGTGATGGGGTTGATCTCGGAGGCGATTTCCCCGGATAGGACGAGGGTGGGTTGGATAGGAACGGGGGTCATGGGCAAGCCGATGTGCGGCCATATCCTGAGGGCCGGCTATCGGGTCACCTTGTATAACAGGACCAAGGCGAAAGCGGAGGAGCTGATAGCGAGGGGCGCCAAATGGGCCGGGAGCCCGAGGGAGGTGGCTGAGGAGGCCGATGTGATCTTCACGATGGTGGGCTATCCCGAGGACGTTAGGGAGGTATACCTAGGCCCGAACGGGATCTTGGCCGGGGCCAAGAGGGGCTCGATAATGATCGATATGAGCACCAGCCAACCCTCATTGGCCGTTGAGATATATTCCAAGGCGAAGGCCATCGGCGCCCACGCCTTGGATGCGCCCGTATCGGGCGGCGATATCGGGGCCAGGGAGGGGACCCTCTCCATAATGATCGGCGGGGATAGGGATATCGCGGAGCGCGTCAAGCCCCTCTTCCAGCTCATGGGCAAGAGCATCAGATATATGGGGCCCGCTGGGTCAGGCCAAAGCGCCAAGCTTTGCAATCAAATCCTGATAGCCTCCACGATGATAGGCGTTGTCGAATGCCTCCTCTACGCCCATAAATCCGGCTTGGACCTGATGGACGTTATAGCGGCCGTTGGAAGCGGCGCGGCCGGATGTTGGTCGATAAATAATTTGGGGCCCAGGATCGTCAGGAGGGATTTCGATCCGGGCTTCATGGTGGAGCACTTCGTGAAGGATATGGGGATAGCCCTCGAGGAGGCGAGGAAGATGAACCTAGCCCTGCCGGGGCTCGCGATGGCGCATCAATTCTACGTCGCCCTCAAGGCCAAGGGCAAGGGGAGGCTGGGGACTCAAGCGCTCGCGCTGGTATTGGAGGAATTGAACAACGCCAAGATCGAGGGGGCCCCTAATCGCTAGCGACCTCCAGCTGTAAATTGAGCCTCTTGCATAACTTCAGGATCCTGCTTTGGCATTTCTTCAGATAGGCCCTCTTATACTCGGAGGGTATGAAGAGCCTCACTGCCTCCTCGTCGATATCCACATCGTACTCCGGCACGTGCCTCGATAGGATCTTGGCTATCAGGGCCCTGTTCCGATCGCCCCCCTCGCCGGCCGGCCTCTTAATGGGAACGACGAATGTCCTCTCGCCGAATACATAGAGCTCATACTCCACCTCCCCAGTCGCGAAGTTCTTCACGAGGACCGTTGGCCTCGCGAGATCCCCCCTCCTCAGCCCGGCCGGCACCTTCACCGTCATCTCCAATGTATGGATCTTGGAAACGACCCCGCCATCCATGAAGATCACCGTATCCACTATCGATGGTAGGACGCCCACGTCGACCTTGTTCGCGACCCTTTGGATGGCGTCTATCGGGTTCGTCGCATGGATGACCCCAACCATGCCTATCCCGGCGAACCTCAGGTCGATGAATACCTTGAAGTCCTCATCATCCCGCATCTCATCGAATATCGTATAATCCGGCCTGCTTAGGAGGAGGACGTCGTGGAGTTCCCCTTCCTTCGAGGCGCTTTTGGAATACTGGGTTATGTCCGGCGGGAGCTGTAGATCCCTAGGGCTCTCTATGGTCTTCACGACCTTGTTCAAGGATCTATAATGCTCGGCCAGGGCTTGGGCGAATGTGCTCTTCCCCATCCCCGGCGGGCCCGCTATCATTATGCCCTCCGCGCCGCTCTCCAAGCGCTCGACCAGCCTCGGTGGGAGGTTATAATCCTTCAGCCTCCTCCTCAATATGGGCCTGACGACCGTTATCTCGAGGCCATCGGAGAACGGGGGCCTAGTTATGACTATCCTATAATCCCTGAGCTGCATTATGGTGGCGCCGGGCTTGCTGACCTCTATGAACGCCTCCTCGCCCAAGGAGGCGTAAACGTCTTGGGTTATTTGCGAAATGATCATCTCCAAGTCCTCCCTCGATAGCGGATCGCTCCTGAGGTCCTCGAAGAACCATTTCGATGGCGCCCCCCTCTTCACCCTGGGCGGGACCCCCTCCTTCAGGTGGAGGCTCATGACATCGCCGGAGAATATCTCCTCCAGCTTCAGGAGGCGCTCAGGCGATTCGTAAACCACCCTCGCCCCCAAGGCCTCCGCCAACTTGGCCATTATTGGATCGCAGGTCACTATGGAGGCGCCCAAGGCCAAGGCCGCCTCGCTCAGGGTCCACCTCATGTTATTGCCCGCTTGGGCCCCATCGCCTATGTATTCCAACCCAACGCCCATCTCGGCGCAAGCGAGCCTTAGCTCGTTCAGGCCCGAGATCCCGGAGAGATCGCCTAGGTCGCCCTTGGCCTCCAAGCTCGATATGATGCCCCTATGTATCAGTATCTTGCCCCCTATCTTCCCCTGCTTCAGCATCCGCGGTACCGCTTTGATCCTTATGGCCGATTCATCCGGGATATATGCCATAGGAGACATTCCTTCTGACTTGCCCGAGCGATTGGGCTTGGAGAGCGAGCTCCGAACTCCCTTATAAACCGCTCCCTTCGCCCTCGGGCCGCCGGGCATTAGGAAATCTTTAAGAGGATCCCCCATGGATTCCCTTTGAGAGTTGTTGGGGATTGGGTGAACGTAAAATCGGTCAATGAGGAGGGGGTCCCCGGATGGGGGCTCCGTAAGCCGGAGCGGTTGATAATATACGATACAACGCTCCGGGATGGGAATCAAGCGTTCGCCGTGAATTTCTCCGTGGAGGACAAGCTGAAGATAGCCAGGAAGCTCGATGAATTTGGCATCCATTATATAGAGGGTGGATGGCCGAATCCCACCAACCCAAGCGAGCTGGAGTTCTTCAAGCGAGTCAAACGCGAAGGGTTGAGGGCCAAGGTGGCGGCGTTCGGCATGACGAGGAGGGCCGGATCCAAGCCCGAGGAGGATCCGAACCTGAACTCCCTCCTCGAGGCCGAGCCGGATTGCATCACGATCTTCGGGAAGACTTGGAGGCTCCACGTCGAGAAGGTATTGGAAACGACGGCCGAGGAGAACTTGGCCATGATAACCAGTTCGATAGAGTACATAAAGGAGCACGGCTACGAGGTCATTTACGATGCGGAGCACTTCTTCGATGGCTATAAGAACGATCCCTACTATGCCATAGAGACGCTGAGGGCCGCCTCCGAGGGTGGCGCGGATCAAATGGTCCTTTGCGATACTAGGGGCGCATCCCTGCCGATGGAGATATTCAAGGCCACCGAGGAGGTCGCCAAGGAGTTTCGGGGGACCGTGATAGGCATACATGCTCATAACGATAAGGGATTGGCTACTGCCAACTCTCTCTTCGCCCTGATGGCCGGCGCGAGGCATATTCAAGGAACCATAAACGGAATAGGGGAGAGGTGCGGCAACGCCGATCTGATCGAGGTCCTGGGCAACGCAAAGCTTAGCTTGGGGATGGATTTGGAGCTTGACCTCTCGGCCCTTTCCAAGTTGTCGAGCTATGTCTATGAAATAGCTGGGTTGAGCCCCAACGATCGCCAGCCCTTCGTTGGGAAATGCGCCTTCGCCCATAAGGGAGGGGTCCACGGCCACGCTGTCCTGAAATGCCCCGAGGCATACGAGTTCGTAGATCCGGCGGTCCTCGGCGGGAGCCGGTTCATATTGGTATCCTCCCAAGCCGGAAGGGCCAACTTATTGGCAAAGGCCAAGGAGTTCGGATATGAGCTCGAGAGGGATGATCCCAAGTTGGCAAGGATCCTCGAAAGGGTCAAGGAGATGGAGGGAGCGGGATACCATTTCGAGAACGCCGATGCCACCCTCGACTTGGTCTTGGCGAGATCCCTTGGGGTTGATCCAAAATACTTCGACATAGAGGGGTGGAGGGTCATAGTGAGCGGGGACAAGGGCGGCGTGACCTCGGAGAGCACCGTTAAGTTGAGGGTCGATGGCGATGAGCTCCTGACGGCCTCGGAGGGAAATGGGCCCGTGAACGCCTTCGACCTAGCCCTCAGGAAAGCCTTGGGATCGAGGTATCGGGAGCTCTCGGGAGTGAGGCTTGTGGGGTATAGGGTCAGGGAGATAGATGTGGAGCGGGGCACGGCCGCGAAGGTCAGGGTCCATATAGAGTTCGAGGCCGATGGGAGGAGGTGGTCCACGGTGGGCGTTTCGACAAATATCTTGGAGGCGAGCAAGGAGGCGCTTGAGGATGGCTACCTCTATTATCTATACAGGATAAGGGGTTCAAAAAGGAGTGGGAGTTGAGGGCTCTATAGGGGTTTGGGAGTTAATCGCTGGAGCTTTCGCTCTCGCTCTCGCTTTCGCCTTTGCCCTTGGATGTCGAGGGGGTCGTCTCCTTCGATTTCCCGGCCGCTATGATATCGTCGATCCTCAATATCATCGAGGCGGCCTCGGTGGCAGATTTAATGACCTGCTCCTTGACGACCAACGGCTCGATCACGTTGTTCTTATACATGTCCTCGACCTTCCCGCTGAAAGCGTTCACCCCGGCCCATTTTTCGCCCTTCTCGTGGCGGGACCTGAGCTCCACGAGTATATCGATCGGGTCCAAGCCCGCGTTCTCCGCCAAGGTCGTGGGTATCTCCTCCAAGGCCTCGGCGAAGGCCATTATGGCGAGCTGTTCCCGCCCCGAGAGCGTACCGGCGAAACGCTTGAGTTGAACGGCCACCTCCATCTCAGGGGCTCCGCCGCCCGCGACGATCTTCGGCGTTTGGACCACATCCCTGACGACTGCCAGTGCGTCATGTATGCCCCTCTCTATCTCATCGACTATTCTCTCAGCGCCGCCCCTCGCTAGGATCGTTACGGCCCTCGACTCCTTGCATCCCTCGATGAACGTCATCTTATCATCCGCGACCTTCCTCTCCTCCACCAGCTTCGCGTTGCCCAAGTCAGAGGGCTTTAGGTCCTCTATGTTCGTGACGATCCTCCCACCGGTTGCCTTGGCAAGCTTCTCCATATCCGATTGCTTGGCCCTCCTCACGGCCAATATGCCCTTCTTGGCCAAGAAGTGCTGGGCTATATCATCGATGCCCTTCTCGCATATCAGCACGTTGGCACCGGTCGACGCTATCTTCTCCACCATGTTCCTCAGGATCCTCTCCTCCTCATCGAGGAAAGCCTTCATCTGGTTCGGGTCCTGGATGTTTATCTTGGCGTCGAATTCCGTCTTCTCCACCTCCAATGGGCAATTGAGGAGGGCGATCTTCGCGTTCTCGATGCGCTTCGGCATCCCGGGATGGACTACCTCCTTATCCAGCACTATGCCATCTATGAGCTTCGTATCTGTTACCGAGCCCCCGGCCTTCTTCTCCACCTTCACGTCGTCTATGTCCACCTTATAGCCCTCGGGCGTCTTCTGCGCCACCTTGAGTATGGCCTCGACGGCCATATCGGCTATCAGATCCGCGTGCTCGGCCGATGCCTTGCTCGCTTGGGAAACCGCGGCGATCCTCCTAAGGACCTCCTTATCGGTGGGGTTCACATCGATGGCGATCTTCCTGAGGATCTCCAAGGACTTCTCGGCCGCCTTGCTGAATCCATCCACTATTATGGTCGGATGGACCTCCTTCTCTATCAAATCCTCGGCCCTTTCCAAGAGGGCGCCGGCCAGCACGACGGCCGTGGTCGTCCCATCGCCGACCTCGTCGTCTTGGGCCTTAGCCACCTCCGACATCATCTTTGCGGCCGGGTGCTGTATGTCCATCTCCTTCAGCATTACGGCCCCGTCCCCGGTTATGGTGACGTCTCCGAAGCTTGAGACGAGCATCTTGTCCATGCCCCTAGGCCCTAAGGACGATTTGAGGCTCTCAGCGATCACCCTTGCCGCCATTATGTTAGCCCTTTGGGCATCCCTTCCCCTAGCCCTCGTGGTACCCTCCTTCAATATCAGCACGGGTACCCCTCCTATTGAGGCGGGCACAGCTTCTGCCAATTTGATCACCCCAAACTTTTCCGTCTTTGGAGGAGGAAAAAAGCCCGAGATATAAACTTTTTACCCTTTCGGATCGGCCGCTCCGGGGTCCCGAACGCGCGCATCAAGCCGGGGCGTTGGAGGCGGATTCCAGCCGCGCCCGAATCGGCTCAGGTCGAGATAGGGCCGCAGCTGATCACCTCGGCCTTCCCCTCCCTCTCCAATAGGGCCTTGAGCTCCTCCGGCCCCAAGGGGCATTTGGAAACATCCATTATGGCGTGCCATTCGGCCGATTCCCCCCTCCTAAGGGTCCTCGATTGGCTCCAAAGGAGATCGACGCCTTTCGAGGCCAATATCGCCGCAACGTTCGCGAGCGCCCCCGGCTCATCCCTCAGGCGGACCCTCAATTCGGATAGCTTCGCTCCGTGATCCGCGAAGGGCAATACCCTGATCTCCTTTGTCTTCGGCTCCGCGATCAAGAGGAACGACATGCCCTCCGAGAGGCCGAGCGTATCCCTTATGGAGGAAGGCAGGAGTATCCTGCCCTTGGAATCCATCTTCACTATCTCGGATACTCTCATCTTCGCAAAGGGCTTGCGGGGGTAACTTTATAAATGTGAATATTGTGGGTATGATCCCACAATATTCCCACCAAGGGGCCAGAGATGCTTTGATGCTCAGGACCCCCCTCGGGACGAGGGATTACGCCTTGGAGGATGCGGAGGCCTACAGCCGCATAGAGGGGGAGCTGGAGAGGACGTTCCAACTCTGGGGCTATAGGGAGGTTCGAACTCCCTGCCTCGAATCCCTCGAAGTCTTCTCGGGGACCGTCGGCCCCAGCGCCGTGGATAGGGCGTTCAAGTTCCAAGACTACGATGGGAAGCTCTTGGCGTTGAGGGTCGAGGGAACCGCTCCTACAGCGAGGCTTTTCGCTGCATCGCTCATGAACGAGCCCCGCCCCTGTAGGCTGTTCTATATAGCGAAGGCCTTCAGGTTCGCGGCGGATTTCCCCGGCGATTATAGAGAGTTCTCCCAAGCGGGGGCTGAGCTCATAGGATCTGGGGACCCCTCCTCGGATGCCGAGGTCATGGCCCTCTCCATCGAGGCGCTCAAGGGCTTGGGCCTAAGACCGAGGGTCGACTTGGGACACGCAAACCTGATGAGGGAAGTTATCTCAAGCTACTTGGGGGAACCCGATAGGGGGCGCGCCTTAGATCTTTTGAGGAGGAGGGATCTGGGCGGAATATTGAATTTGTTCAAGGAAAGGGGCCTGTCCCGCGATGCCTACGATTCGATCGCGAAGCTCCTCCGATGCCGAAGGGCCGATGAGTTCTTGGCTATGGATCTCCCGATCGCGAACGAGGGGATGCGCGATATGCTAAGGGGCTTCTCCAAGGTGATCGAGGAGGCGGAGGAGTACGGCGTCGGGGATGGGCTGTTCTTGGATTTCTCGCTGATAAGGGATTTGGAGTATTATACCGGGGCCGTATTCGAAATATCGATCGAGGGCCTC
The genomic region above belongs to Candidatus Bathyarchaeia archaeon and contains:
- the rpiA gene encoding ribose-5-phosphate isomerase RpiA, with translation MKGDRLEAAKRAAAERASALVRSGQLVGLGSGSTIALVVEALAKRVVEEGLRAEFVPSSYQIQLLAMERGLRVVDFLGVDRIDLAIDGADQVDRDLNLVKGKGGALTREKILDAFASELVIVVDEGKLSDRLGVGQPIPIEILPFALPLAMREIKRLGGRPSLRLGTGKVGPVVTDNGGFILDADFGPIDDPKRLDADLRAIPGVVETGIFAGMAHEVYVGRADGTVEILRR
- a CDS encoding phosphoglycerate kinase; translated protein: MGRYLRIEDLDLRDKAVFLRVDINSPIDPKTGRILDDTRIKSVKETLDALSGSRVVIGAHQGRPGDEDFTSLRAHAELMERAIGRRVEFIEDIFGPLARGAIGGMRAGDIILLENLRFASEEILDAPPEALAKTHLVRNLAPLLDAYVNDAFATAHRASASIVGFPEVLPSAAGKLMEAELRALEAITESPRRPCVFVIGGAKVEDKVPVVKNALERGYADRVLVGGLVAKVFLKAAGLELGKGEEAALSKRGALVGMAREVIGKWGDRIAMPRDVAVKRDGGREEAPVQRMREFDSSMDIGAATIEEYSSIISGAGTIVANGPMGVFEEGSFALGTRAILEAIANSKAFKVIGGGHLAVLAQELGISDKFSHISTGGGALLKLLSGGSLPAIEALERAAERYRHKA
- a CDS encoding NAD(P)-dependent oxidoreductase, which encodes MGLISEAISPDRTRVGWIGTGVMGKPMCGHILRAGYRVTLYNRTKAKAEELIARGAKWAGSPREVAEEADVIFTMVGYPEDVREVYLGPNGILAGAKRGSIMIDMSTSQPSLAVEIYSKAKAIGAHALDAPVSGGDIGAREGTLSIMIGGDRDIAERVKPLFQLMGKSIRYMGPAGSGQSAKLCNQILIASTMIGVVECLLYAHKSGLDLMDVIAAVGSGAAGCWSINNLGPRIVRRDFDPGFMVEHFVKDMGIALEEARKMNLALPGLAMAHQFYVALKAKGKGRLGTQALALVLEELNNAKIEGAPNR
- a CDS encoding ATPase, T2SS/T4P/T4SS family, with amino-acid sequence MSPMAYIPDESAIRIKAVPRMLKQGKIGGKILIHRGIISSLEAKGDLGDLSGISGLNELRLACAEMGVGLEYIGDGAQAGNNMRWTLSEAALALGASIVTCDPIMAKLAEALGARVVYESPERLLKLEEIFSGDVMSLHLKEGVPPRVKRGAPSKWFFEDLRSDPLSREDLEMIISQITQDVYASLGEEAFIEVSKPGATIMQLRDYRIVITRPPFSDGLEITVVRPILRRRLKDYNLPPRLVERLESGAEGIMIAGPPGMGKSTFAQALAEHYRSLNKVVKTIESPRDLQLPPDITQYSKSASKEGELHDVLLLSRPDYTIFDEMRDDEDFKVFIDLRFAGIGMVGVIHATNPIDAIQRVANKVDVGVLPSIVDTVIFMDGGVVSKIHTLEMTVKVPAGLRRGDLARPTVLVKNFATGEVEYELYVFGERTFVVPIKRPAGEGGDRNRALIAKILSRHVPEYDVDIDEEAVRLFIPSEYKRAYLKKCQSRILKLCKRLNLQLEVASD
- the cimA gene encoding citramalate synthase, yielding MRVVGDWVNVKSVNEEGVPGWGLRKPERLIIYDTTLRDGNQAFAVNFSVEDKLKIARKLDEFGIHYIEGGWPNPTNPSELEFFKRVKREGLRAKVAAFGMTRRAGSKPEEDPNLNSLLEAEPDCITIFGKTWRLHVEKVLETTAEENLAMITSSIEYIKEHGYEVIYDAEHFFDGYKNDPYYAIETLRAASEGGADQMVLCDTRGASLPMEIFKATEEVAKEFRGTVIGIHAHNDKGLATANSLFALMAGARHIQGTINGIGERCGNADLIEVLGNAKLSLGMDLELDLSALSKLSSYVYEIAGLSPNDRQPFVGKCAFAHKGGVHGHAVLKCPEAYEFVDPAVLGGSRFILVSSQAGRANLLAKAKEFGYELERDDPKLARILERVKEMEGAGYHFENADATLDLVLARSLGVDPKYFDIEGWRVIVSGDKGGVTSESTVKLRVDGDELLTASEGNGPVNAFDLALRKALGSRYRELSGVRLVGYRVREIDVERGTAAKVRVHIEFEADGRRWSTVGVSTNILEASKEALEDGYLYYLYRIRGSKRSGS
- the thsB gene encoding thermosome subunit beta, yielding MAEAVPASIGGVPVLILKEGTTRARGRDAQRANIMAARVIAESLKSSLGPRGMDKMLVSSFGDVTITGDGAVMLKEMDIQHPAAKMMSEVAKAQDDEVGDGTTTAVVLAGALLERAEDLIEKEVHPTIIVDGFSKAAEKSLEILRKIAIDVNPTDKEVLRRIAAVSQASKASAEHADLIADMAVEAILKVAQKTPEGYKVDIDDVKVEKKAGGSVTDTKLIDGIVLDKEVVHPGMPKRIENAKIALLNCPLEVEKTEFDAKINIQDPNQMKAFLDEEERILRNMVEKIASTGANVLICEKGIDDIAQHFLAKKGILAVRRAKQSDMEKLAKATGGRIVTNIEDLKPSDLGNAKLVEERKVADDKMTFIEGCKESRAVTILARGGAERIVDEIERGIHDALAVVRDVVQTPKIVAGGGAPEMEVAVQLKRFAGTLSGREQLAIMAFAEALEEIPTTLAENAGLDPIDILVELRSRHEKGEKWAGVNAFSGKVEDMYKNNVIEPLVVKEQVIKSATEAASMILRIDDIIAAGKSKETTPSTSKGKGESESESESSSD
- a CDS encoding AbrB family transcriptional regulator; translation: MRVSEIVKMDSKGRILLPSSIRDTLGLSEGMSFLLIAEPKTKEIRVLPFADHGAKLSELRVRLRDEPGALANVAAILASKGVDLLWSQSRTLRRGESAEWHAIMDVSKCPLGPEELKALLEREGKAEVISCGPIST
- a CDS encoding ATP phosphoribosyltransferase regulatory subunit; translated protein: MIPQYSHQGARDALMLRTPLGTRDYALEDAEAYSRIEGELERTFQLWGYREVRTPCLESLEVFSGTVGPSAVDRAFKFQDYDGKLLALRVEGTAPTARLFAASLMNEPRPCRLFYIAKAFRFAADFPGDYREFSQAGAELIGSGDPSSDAEVMALSIEALKGLGLRPRVDLGHANLMREVISSYLGEPDRGRALDLLRRRDLGGILNLFKERGLSRDAYDSIAKLLRCRRADEFLAMDLPIANEGMRDMLRGFSKVIEEAEEYGVGDGLFLDFSLIRDLEYYTGAVFEISIEGLGMPVGGGGRYDGLIGKFCGANVPAVGFALNINRLMEAMGPGSAKGDRRKRFAIRSKNKGEAMRIARTLRGRGFAAVVSLESDCSMSKGPDLEGFDYLIVPGSGGLVRVMDLRDGSIRSSTLEELLGELGEGGL